The DNA window GAGTTCGGTGTAGGCGTTGGCGATTTCCATGCCTTCGATGAACAATTCGAAGCGCTCCGCCACCGCCGGGTCGCTGGCCTTGCGCTTGGTAAGCGGGCAAAGCGTGGCCGGGTAGTCGAGCACGAAAATCGGCCCTTTGAGCTGATCTTCAACCAACTCTTCAAAGACCTCGCTTTTGACGACATCGGGATGTTTGCCGGCCGTGTCGAAGCCAATCTTCTTCGCGACGCGCTCCACGTCGGCTGGGCTGTGCGGATCGACGCCGACGATCTCGGCGAACAACTCGTGGTACGTGCGGCGGGCGAAGGGAGCTGATAAATCGACGGTCGAATCGCCCCAGGTCACTTGCGATGGCTGGCCCGTGGCTGCTACGGCGTTGACGATGATCTTTTCGGTCAGGTCCATCATCGTGTAATAGTCGCCATAGGCCTGATACGCCTCGAGCATGGTGAATTCGGGATTATGACGCGGGCTGATTCCTTCGTTGCGATAGACGCGGCCGAGTTCGTAGACGCGCTCGAAGCCTCCGACCAGGAGACGCTTGAGATGCAGTTCGAGCGCGATGCGCAAGTACAGCGGCATATCAAGCGCATTGTGATGGGTGTTGAACGGACGCGCGGCGGCCCCGCCGGCGATCGTGTGCAGAGTAGGGCCCTCAATCTCGACGTAGCGCTCGCTTGCCAAGGTGGCGCGAATCGATTGCACGATCCGCGTGCGATTGAGGAACCGCTCCTTGGCGCCTTCGTTGTAGACCAGATCGAGATAGCGCATGCGCTGCCGCATCTCGGGATCGGTCAATCCTTTGTGCTTGTCTGGCGGCGGTTCGAGCGACTTGGTGAGAAAGTGAAGCTTCTCGGCAAAAATGGTCAGTTCGCCGGTCTTGGTGAACCGCAGTTCGCCGTCGACTCCGACGATGTCTCCCAGGTCGAAACAATCGGCTAACGCCCAGTTATCTTCGCCCACCTGTCCGCGGCCAATGAAGATTTGCACCTGGCCCGACCAATCGCGGATCTCGACGAAGATGAGCTTGCCGGTGGGACGTTGCAGCACCACGCGCCCGGCGGCGCGCACCTTGGGACCGACGATTTCGCCCGCGCCTTGTGCGGCCAGCCACTCGCGAAAATTGGAGCGATCGGCGGGAATGGAAATCTCACGCCCGTCGGCGGCGCGGAAGACAATTTGTGCGGTCAACGCGCGGACGTCGGCGAGCGACAAATGCTGGTCGAAGCGTTGACCCCAGGGGTCAATACCGAGCGAACGGATTCGTTCTAGCTTGTCGCGAC is part of the Pirellulales bacterium genome and encodes:
- the lysS gene encoding lysine--tRNA ligase is translated as MLCSLVLKSGATIVSNDPQPASESAPSGEMIKAARRDKLERIRSLGIDPWGQRFDQHLSLADVRALTAQIVFRAADGREISIPADRSNFREWLAAQGAGEIVGPKVRAAGRVVLQRPTGKLIFVEIRDWSGQVQIFIGRGQVGEDNWALADCFDLGDIVGVDGELRFTKTGELTIFAEKLHFLTKSLEPPPDKHKGLTDPEMRQRMRYLDLVYNEGAKERFLNRTRIVQSIRATLASERYVEIEGPTLHTIAGGAAARPFNTHHNALDMPLYLRIALELHLKRLLVGGFERVYELGRVYRNEGISPRHNPEFTMLEAYQAYGDYYTMMDLTEKIIVNAVAATGQPSQVTWGDSTVDLSAPFARRTYHELFAEIVGVDPHSPADVERVAKKIGFDTAGKHPDVVKSEVFEELVEDQLKGPIFVLDYPATLCPLTKRKASDPAVAERFELFIEGMEIANAYTELNDPDLQEELFGAQLAGLNEEESMAKMDHDFVRALRHGMPPAGGLGIGIDRLVMLITGAQSIRDVILFPLLRREELST